A stretch of the Mycobacteroides immunogenum genome encodes the following:
- a CDS encoding cell division protein PerM, whose amino-acid sequence MNQTSRANPAQARALLTVAFGPSAVALVIIAAIVLVQLVIANSDMTGTFGAVASMWLGTHLVPISIGGRIIEVLPLLPTAAMVWGVARTVASTIVPTASWYVIRWVIASALAGPLLMTAIALAVIHDASTVLTQLQSPNALRAFGSVLGVHSVGAIAGVVIRVGKRLALTLELPSWPVDAARGAVAGVLALFGLSAAVTAGSLVVHWATMDQLYSVTNDFVGQLSLTLLAILYAPNVILGSCALAVGSSAHVGTATFSAFAVFGGQLPAVPILAAVPTPPLGPAWVALMIIGAASGVAVGQQCARHPVPWPTAIHKVVTAALLAATFLAIVGKLAGGQLGNFGRLGIDQGTFGPGVFFWFLVIGLLTVFMLGGATRLPARARAQRAPEPEPEPEPELEPEPEPEPEPEPELEPELEPEPEPEPETEPKGDPEIDPSDPPEPTK is encoded by the coding sequence GTGAATCAAACTTCGCGCGCCAATCCCGCACAGGCTCGCGCACTGCTGACGGTTGCCTTTGGCCCGTCAGCAGTTGCGTTGGTCATCATTGCGGCAATCGTCTTGGTGCAGTTGGTGATCGCCAACAGCGACATGACCGGGACGTTCGGTGCGGTGGCCAGCATGTGGCTGGGCACGCACCTGGTACCGATCTCCATCGGTGGGCGGATCATCGAGGTGCTGCCCTTGCTGCCGACGGCGGCGATGGTGTGGGGCGTCGCCCGCACCGTGGCCTCGACGATCGTCCCGACCGCCTCGTGGTACGTGATTCGATGGGTGATCGCCTCGGCACTTGCCGGACCGCTGCTCATGACGGCAATAGCGCTGGCGGTCATCCATGACGCGTCGACGGTGCTGACGCAGCTGCAGTCGCCGAACGCTTTGCGAGCCTTCGGGTCCGTTCTGGGCGTGCACTCGGTGGGTGCGATTGCCGGTGTCGTGATACGGGTCGGCAAGCGGCTCGCCCTAACCCTGGAGCTGCCGTCGTGGCCCGTAGATGCGGCGCGTGGTGCCGTCGCGGGCGTGCTCGCGCTGTTCGGGCTGTCCGCGGCCGTTACCGCCGGATCGCTGGTGGTCCACTGGGCGACCATGGATCAGCTGTACTCGGTGACCAACGACTTCGTGGGTCAGCTGAGCTTGACGCTGTTGGCGATCCTCTACGCACCCAACGTGATTCTCGGGTCCTGCGCATTGGCGGTCGGCTCCAGCGCGCACGTGGGTACCGCGACCTTCAGCGCCTTCGCGGTGTTCGGCGGCCAGCTGCCGGCGGTGCCCATCCTGGCGGCTGTCCCCACACCGCCTCTTGGTCCGGCGTGGGTGGCCCTGATGATCATCGGTGCGGCATCCGGGGTGGCGGTCGGCCAGCAGTGCGCGCGCCATCCGGTGCCATGGCCCACCGCGATCCATAAAGTGGTGACGGCTGCCCTGCTCGCGGCAACCTTCCTGGCGATCGTGGGCAAGCTGGCCGGGGGACAGCTGGGGAACTTCGGTCGCCTCGGCATCGACCAGGGCACATTCGGCCCCGGAGTGTTCTTCTGGTTCTTGGTCATCGGTCTGTTGACGGTGTTCATGCTGGGCGGGGCGACGCGCCTGCCCGCCAGGGCCCGGGCTCAGCGGGCCCCCGAGCCCGAACCCGAGCCAGAGCCGGAACTCGAACCAGAACCCGAGCCGGAGCCAGAACCAGAACCAGAACTGGAGCCGGAGCTCGAACCAGAACCCGAGCCGGAACCCGAAACCGAGCCGAAGGGCGATCCCGAGATCGACCCCAGCGACCCTCCGGAACCGACCAAGTGA
- the purN gene encoding phosphoribosylglycinamide formyltransferase, with translation MTSPATLSGVSEPDPLRASGSSTGQPVEVAPSAPARVVVLASGTGTLLRSLLDAATGDFPARIVAVGTDRQCAALDIAADAQLPSYTVRLGDHDSREQWDAAITEATAAHRPDLVVSAGFMKILGSQFLSQFLGRVINTHPALLPSFPGAHAVPEALAHGVKVTGCTVHLVDAGMDTGPILAQQAVPVHRDDDEASLHERIKVVERALLVDVLAAVATRGLIWNGRRASIK, from the coding sequence GTGACCAGTCCGGCTACGCTCAGCGGCGTGTCGGAACCCGATCCTCTTCGCGCAAGCGGCTCATCGACCGGTCAGCCGGTCGAGGTCGCGCCCTCTGCTCCTGCGCGGGTTGTGGTCCTGGCATCCGGCACCGGAACCCTGCTCCGTTCGCTGCTCGACGCGGCCACCGGCGATTTTCCCGCACGGATCGTGGCGGTGGGCACCGACCGACAATGCGCGGCTCTCGATATCGCCGCCGACGCGCAACTTCCCAGTTACACGGTCCGCCTTGGAGATCACGATTCCCGCGAACAATGGGACGCCGCGATCACCGAGGCCACCGCGGCGCACCGGCCCGATCTCGTGGTCTCCGCCGGATTCATGAAGATTCTTGGATCCCAGTTCCTTTCGCAGTTCCTGGGACGGGTGATCAACACCCATCCGGCGCTGCTGCCGTCCTTTCCGGGCGCGCATGCGGTGCCGGAGGCCCTGGCCCATGGCGTCAAGGTCACCGGTTGCACGGTGCATCTGGTCGACGCCGGCATGGACACCGGACCGATCCTTGCCCAGCAGGCCGTCCCGGTGCACCGGGATGACGACGAGGCGAGCCTGCACGAACGCATCAAAGTAGTGGAACGAGCCTTACTGGTAGATGTACTGGCCGCGGTGGCCACCAGGGGTTTGATATGGAACGGAAGAAGGGCCTCCATCAAGTGA
- the purH gene encoding bifunctional phosphoribosylaminoimidazolecarboxamide formyltransferase/IMP cyclohydrolase: MERKKGLHQVSTQRPVRRALISVYDKTGLEELASGLHAAGVELVSTGSTAKTIAAASIPVTPVEEVTGFPEVLDGRVKTLHPHVHAGVLADTRREEHLTQLEELGVKGFELVVVNLYPFAATVASGASEDECVEQIDIGGPSMVRAAAKNHPSVAVVVDPASYGEVLAAVGAGGFTLEARKVLAAKAFRHTAEYDVAVASWLSGVAEPEDAELPSWLGGTWNRSAVLRYGENPHQRAALYVGAQGHGLAQAEQLHGKEMSYNNYTDADAAWRAAWDQDKACAAIIKHANPCGIAVSDISIADAHLKAHECDPLSAFGGVIAVNREVSVEMAERVADIFTEVIVAPGYADGAVEVLSRKKNVRLLRATPPEAGSTEWRHISGGLLVQERDALDAQGDDPANWTLVAGAAADSETLADLAFAWKAGRAVKSNAIVIAAGGATIGVGMGQVNRVDAARLAVSRGGDRVTGAVAASDAFFPFPDGLEVLTQAGVRAIVHPGGSMRDELVTDAAKAAGITLYTTGARHFAH; encoded by the coding sequence ATGGAACGGAAGAAGGGCCTCCATCAAGTGAGTACGCAGCGACCCGTACGGCGGGCATTGATCAGTGTTTATGACAAGACCGGACTCGAGGAGCTCGCCAGCGGACTTCACGCCGCCGGCGTGGAGCTGGTGTCCACCGGGTCCACTGCGAAAACCATTGCCGCCGCATCCATCCCGGTTACACCCGTGGAAGAGGTCACCGGATTTCCGGAGGTGCTGGACGGTCGGGTGAAGACCCTGCACCCGCACGTGCATGCGGGCGTCCTGGCCGATACGCGTCGCGAGGAGCACCTCACCCAGCTCGAAGAGTTGGGCGTCAAGGGCTTCGAGCTGGTGGTGGTCAATCTGTATCCGTTCGCCGCCACGGTGGCGTCGGGCGCCTCCGAGGACGAGTGCGTGGAACAGATCGACATCGGCGGCCCCTCGATGGTGCGTGCGGCGGCCAAGAACCACCCGAGTGTGGCCGTTGTCGTCGACCCCGCCTCATACGGCGAGGTGCTGGCTGCGGTCGGTGCCGGAGGATTCACCCTGGAGGCGCGAAAGGTGCTGGCGGCCAAAGCTTTCCGGCACACTGCGGAGTACGACGTGGCGGTCGCGAGCTGGTTGTCCGGGGTGGCCGAACCCGAGGACGCCGAGTTGCCGTCGTGGCTTGGGGGAACCTGGAACCGTTCAGCGGTACTGCGCTACGGCGAGAACCCGCATCAGCGGGCAGCGCTGTACGTCGGTGCTCAGGGGCACGGCCTGGCGCAGGCCGAGCAGCTGCACGGTAAGGAGATGTCGTACAACAACTACACCGATGCCGACGCCGCCTGGCGCGCCGCCTGGGATCAAGACAAGGCGTGCGCGGCGATCATCAAACATGCCAACCCCTGCGGTATCGCGGTGTCGGACATCTCGATTGCCGATGCGCACCTCAAGGCCCACGAATGCGATCCGTTGAGTGCGTTCGGCGGTGTGATCGCGGTGAACCGCGAGGTAAGCGTGGAGATGGCCGAGCGGGTAGCCGACATCTTCACCGAGGTGATCGTGGCGCCGGGATACGCCGACGGGGCGGTCGAGGTGCTGAGCCGTAAGAAGAACGTACGCCTCCTGCGTGCCACACCACCCGAAGCCGGCAGCACCGAGTGGCGTCATATCAGTGGCGGACTGCTGGTGCAGGAGCGCGACGCGCTCGACGCGCAGGGCGATGATCCGGCCAACTGGACCCTGGTGGCCGGTGCCGCTGCCGACTCGGAAACTCTGGCGGACTTGGCTTTTGCCTGGAAGGCGGGGCGGGCTGTCAAGTCCAACGCGATCGTCATCGCCGCGGGCGGAGCCACCATCGGCGTGGGTATGGGCCAGGTCAACCGGGTCGACGCCGCACGGCTGGCGGTCTCGCGCGGCGGAGACCGGGTCACCGGCGCGGTGGCCGCCTCGGATGCCTTCTTCCCGTTCCCCGACGGGCTGGAGGTGCTGACGCAGGCCGGGGTGCGCGCGATCGTGCACCCGGGCGGTTCCATGCGCGATGAGCTGGTGACCGATGCCGCCAAGGCAGCGGGAATCACGTTGTACACCACTGGAGCACGCCACTTCGCTCACTAG
- a CDS encoding ABC transporter ATP-binding protein/permease codes for MVQPSLDWPGEPLRSLVWTLQAWAVTMVVFLAVAVAIVRFTQWGQQFWRVNAPFFWGRDTWRTWALLAFVMWHTVYMARVAVIFTYQYKDLMNALQVGSEALVTHDSALLADARQAFFTSFAISGVLVVLTVTYTVVDLFLRRVFAIRWRVWLNTRLVDDWMSKDAFYRNRFLNPPVENPDQRIQNDIETHTTRSVDLVLGAVNKTLLIVMFTGVLWQLSGPLLLWGFEIPRAMVFIAFVFSITVTVLAFWIGRPLVRLNFLNERFGASFRYALVRLRDSAERVAFYRGGERERRLLHSRFDEIIANMWRIVFAQLRLNGWNRGVGDVTTGMIPYIVQAPRFFAGQIKVGDLLQTVAAFGNVCGAMSFFRDSYDEFTVYRAALLRIDQMLDSDHRARELPRIAVADAVDTLTLTDVQVRDLQGNSMITDLNLALTPGGSVVVKGPSGCGKTTLLRSLAQLWPQTSGLVARPDGWATLFLPQLPYLPLGNLRETVVYPLPVQDVSDEDLTQTLRDVSLGHLSDRLDDEADWAAVLSLGEQQRVSFARVLLVRPTVVFLDESTSALDEGLEDAMYALVRERLPDCVVVSVGHRSTIDRHHQSRLELTGTGGWQLSAIPA; via the coding sequence ATGGTTCAGCCCAGTTTGGATTGGCCGGGCGAGCCATTGCGCTCGCTGGTGTGGACCCTGCAGGCCTGGGCCGTCACCATGGTGGTTTTCCTTGCGGTGGCCGTGGCCATCGTGCGTTTTACCCAGTGGGGACAGCAGTTCTGGCGGGTGAACGCACCCTTCTTCTGGGGGCGTGACACCTGGCGCACCTGGGCGCTGTTGGCCTTCGTCATGTGGCACACCGTGTACATGGCACGCGTCGCGGTCATCTTCACGTATCAGTACAAGGACCTGATGAACGCGCTGCAGGTCGGCTCGGAGGCGCTCGTCACGCATGACTCCGCGCTACTGGCCGACGCGCGGCAGGCGTTCTTCACCTCGTTCGCGATCAGCGGGGTCCTGGTGGTGCTCACCGTGACCTACACGGTGGTGGACCTGTTCCTGCGCAGGGTCTTCGCCATCCGGTGGCGGGTGTGGCTCAATACCCGGCTTGTCGATGACTGGATGAGCAAGGATGCCTTCTATCGCAACCGCTTTCTGAATCCGCCGGTCGAGAACCCGGATCAGCGGATTCAGAACGATATCGAGACCCACACCACCAGGTCGGTGGATCTGGTGCTCGGCGCGGTGAACAAGACCCTGCTGATCGTCATGTTCACCGGGGTGTTGTGGCAGCTCTCGGGCCCGCTGCTGCTGTGGGGATTTGAGATTCCGCGGGCCATGGTGTTCATCGCGTTCGTCTTCTCCATCACGGTGACTGTGCTGGCGTTCTGGATCGGCCGGCCGCTGGTGCGCCTGAACTTCTTGAACGAACGATTCGGCGCTAGCTTCCGGTACGCGCTGGTGCGCCTGCGAGACAGCGCCGAGCGGGTGGCGTTCTATCGCGGTGGGGAACGCGAACGGCGGCTGCTGCATTCGCGTTTCGACGAGATCATCGCCAATATGTGGCGCATCGTGTTCGCCCAACTGCGGCTCAACGGCTGGAACCGTGGTGTCGGAGACGTGACGACCGGCATGATCCCGTACATCGTGCAGGCGCCGCGATTCTTCGCCGGGCAGATCAAGGTCGGCGATCTGTTGCAGACCGTCGCGGCCTTCGGAAACGTCTGCGGTGCAATGTCGTTCTTCCGGGACAGCTATGACGAGTTCACCGTCTACCGGGCTGCGCTGCTGCGTATCGATCAGATGCTGGACAGCGACCATCGGGCCCGTGAGTTGCCCCGCATCGCCGTCGCCGATGCCGTCGACACCCTGACCCTCACCGATGTGCAGGTACGAGACCTGCAGGGAAACAGCATGATCACCGACCTGAATCTCGCACTCACGCCCGGCGGCAGCGTCGTGGTGAAGGGCCCGTCGGGATGCGGCAAGACCACCCTGCTACGCAGCCTCGCCCAGCTGTGGCCGCAGACCTCGGGTCTGGTGGCACGTCCCGACGGCTGGGCGACACTGTTTCTGCCGCAGCTGCCCTATCTGCCGTTGGGCAATCTCCGCGAGACCGTCGTGTACCCGCTTCCGGTGCAGGATGTTTCGGACGAGGATCTTACGCAGACGCTGCGCGATGTCTCCCTGGGCCATCTCAGCGACCGCCTGGACGACGAAGCGGACTGGGCCGCCGTGCTCTCGCTGGGGGAGCAGCAGCGGGTCTCCTTCGCCCGGGTGCTGTTGGTGCGCCCCACGGTGGTGTTCCTCGATGAGTCGACTTCGGCGCTGGACGAGGGGCTCGAGGACGCGATGTATGCGCTGGTGCGGGAGCGGCTGCCCGACTGTGTCGTGGTCAGCGTGGGTCACCGCTCGACCATCGATCGCCACCATCAGTCGCGGCTGGAGTTGACCGGAACCGGGGGCTGGCAGCTCAGCGCGATTCCTGCTTGA
- a CDS encoding cupin domain-containing protein, protein MFVQDPRWRQFVADHAPRYQETVFLPALVPAPGAITERITAAVRAATTSGAKGLRLRGFRDSEFDFKLTERLSRSAPQEAQSLTDWLAGAADGRPACVAINDVSSWDLGLAAFAQSVVRSLVPDQDLILGADIYTFIADVEWTPFGIHKDDEPSLIFHLGPGLKELWVWPADGIDQHQLFENPSLGKVSFDFDRLLPGASRYTLRPGDFVCIPRGRYHLFRNTGPSVFLGVTLFPPDIRKTFSDLMVEHFGAQLDAADEARSFGDVQRLVLAALADPETLSALPTTIELAAAKQRTAGYLRAPKVAALRTSAPPADAALGWAYPGVVRCVAGTDRTHLVARGRDIAFGGTVNLDEFLALDGEFTLDDLDAALASDLDADRRRQVLNALWRFGALDLASALPATRAACAASA, encoded by the coding sequence GTGTTCGTCCAAGACCCTCGTTGGCGTCAATTCGTCGCTGACCACGCCCCTCGCTACCAGGAGACCGTCTTCCTGCCCGCTCTGGTTCCCGCCCCTGGCGCCATTACCGAGCGCATCACGGCGGCAGTGCGTGCGGCGACCACCAGCGGTGCAAAAGGGTTGAGATTGCGTGGATTCCGGGACAGTGAATTCGACTTCAAACTCACCGAGCGGCTCTCGCGCAGCGCGCCGCAAGAGGCTCAATCATTGACCGACTGGCTCGCCGGAGCCGCCGATGGCCGGCCGGCATGCGTCGCCATCAATGACGTGTCGTCGTGGGATCTGGGTCTGGCCGCGTTCGCGCAGTCCGTGGTGCGCAGCCTTGTCCCAGACCAAGATCTGATATTGGGTGCCGATATCTACACCTTCATCGCCGACGTGGAGTGGACACCCTTCGGTATCCATAAGGACGATGAGCCGTCGCTGATCTTCCACCTGGGGCCCGGCCTCAAGGAACTCTGGGTGTGGCCAGCGGACGGCATCGACCAACACCAGCTGTTCGAGAACCCGTCGTTGGGCAAGGTCTCGTTCGACTTTGATCGGCTGCTGCCCGGAGCCAGCCGCTACACGCTGCGCCCGGGCGACTTCGTATGCATTCCCCGGGGGCGCTACCACCTTTTCCGGAATACGGGTCCGTCCGTGTTCCTGGGGGTCACCCTGTTCCCGCCCGATATCCGAAAGACCTTCTCGGACTTGATGGTCGAGCACTTCGGCGCCCAGCTCGACGCGGCGGACGAGGCGCGTAGCTTCGGCGACGTACAGCGGCTGGTGCTGGCCGCTCTCGCTGATCCCGAGACGCTTTCGGCGTTGCCGACGACCATCGAACTCGCGGCGGCGAAGCAGCGCACCGCGGGATATCTGCGGGCGCCCAAGGTGGCGGCATTGCGCACGAGCGCACCCCCTGCCGATGCCGCACTCGGCTGGGCCTACCCCGGGGTGGTGCGGTGTGTCGCAGGCACAGACCGAACCCATCTGGTGGCACGCGGCCGGGATATCGCCTTCGGCGGCACCGTCAACCTTGATGAATTTCTAGCGCTCGACGGCGAGTTCACCCTGGATGATCTTGACGCCGCCCTTGCGTCGGATCTGGATGCTGACCGCCGCCGTCAGGTGCTGAATGCACTGTGGCGGTTCGGTGCTCTCGATCTTGCTAGCGCTCTTCCAGCGACTCGCGCCGCTTGCGCCGCTTCCGCTTGA
- a CDS encoding DUF1707 SHOCT-like domain-containing protein — MSNLPERVTASMRAADADRMRVAQLLSDAAAQGRLELSEFEERLTKVYSANTYGELDQLSADLPAVATSPVRGQGSKPAPSTVLMAIMSGFERRGRWNVPGKLTSFALWGGGVLDLRYADFTSNEVEIRSFSIMGGQTILLPPEVNVDVKGVAVMGGFDHSASGNGVQGAPHVTVKGFSLWGGVNVKRKRRKRRESLEER; from the coding sequence ATGAGCAACCTCCCTGAGCGGGTGACCGCATCGATGCGGGCCGCAGACGCCGACCGCATGCGCGTCGCGCAGCTTTTGTCCGATGCTGCCGCGCAGGGCCGGCTGGAACTCTCTGAGTTCGAGGAGCGCCTCACCAAGGTGTACTCGGCAAACACTTATGGTGAGCTTGATCAGCTCAGCGCGGATCTTCCCGCGGTCGCCACTTCCCCGGTTCGGGGTCAAGGAAGCAAGCCAGCGCCATCGACTGTGCTCATGGCCATCATGAGCGGATTCGAGCGGCGCGGCCGCTGGAATGTTCCTGGCAAGCTCACCTCATTCGCGCTGTGGGGTGGGGGCGTGCTGGACCTGCGCTACGCCGACTTCACCTCGAACGAGGTTGAGATCCGGTCCTTCTCCATCATGGGCGGACAGACCATCCTGTTGCCGCCCGAGGTCAACGTGGACGTCAAGGGTGTCGCGGTGATGGGTGGCTTCGATCACTCGGCCAGCGGCAACGGTGTGCAGGGCGCCCCGCATGTGACCGTCAAGGGGTTCTCGCTGTGGGGTGGAGTGAACGTCAAGCGGAAGCGGCGCAAGCGGCGCGAGTCGCTGGAAGAGCGCTAG
- a CDS encoding enoyl-CoA hydratase family protein: protein MSETLVQYEVEGRAARLTLDSPHNRNALSSGLVRQLREGLQRAATDQTVRAVVLTHTGNTFCAGADLSESTGASSDPQDIAKDRAGQLTALLRDILELPLPVIIAVNGHVRAGGFGLVGAADIAVAGPDSTFALTEARIGVAPSIISLTLLPRLTSRAAGRYFVTGEKFDARVAAAIGLVTKSVDSPEAVEAAVTSLVDDISLGSPQGLAESKRLTTAPILADFDARAVELTETSARLFVSPEAQEGMMAFLQKRPPAWQV, encoded by the coding sequence ATGAGCGAAACTCTGGTCCAGTACGAGGTGGAGGGCCGCGCCGCGCGCCTGACGCTCGACTCGCCGCACAACCGGAATGCCTTGTCCAGCGGGCTGGTACGGCAATTGCGGGAGGGACTGCAGCGGGCCGCCACCGACCAGACGGTGCGCGCCGTGGTGCTCACCCACACCGGCAACACCTTCTGTGCCGGAGCCGATCTGTCGGAGAGCACAGGGGCCTCCTCGGATCCCCAGGACATCGCCAAGGACCGGGCCGGTCAACTCACCGCACTGCTGCGCGACATCTTGGAGCTGCCGCTGCCCGTCATCATCGCCGTCAACGGCCATGTGCGGGCCGGCGGTTTCGGTCTCGTCGGTGCGGCGGATATCGCGGTGGCGGGTCCGGACAGCACGTTCGCACTCACCGAGGCACGCATCGGGGTGGCGCCATCGATCATCTCGCTGACCCTGCTGCCCCGGCTCACCAGCCGGGCCGCGGGACGCTACTTCGTCACCGGTGAGAAGTTCGATGCGCGGGTGGCCGCGGCGATCGGTTTGGTCACCAAGTCCGTCGACAGCCCCGAAGCTGTCGAGGCCGCGGTCACCTCGTTGGTGGATGACATCTCCCTCGGTTCGCCGCAGGGGCTGGCCGAATCGAAGCGGCTCACCACCGCGCCGATCCTCGCCGATTTCGATGCTCGTGCAGTCGAGTTGACGGAAACTTCGGCGCGACTGTTCGTGTCGCCAGAGGCCCAGGAGGGCATGATGGCCTTCTTGCAGAAGCGGCCTCCCGCCTGGCAAGTGTGA
- a CDS encoding acyl-CoA dehydrogenase family protein — protein sequence MTQPNPYVESDERKALRQAVASLAASYGHEYYLEKSKTHEPLAELWDEAGKLGFLGVNIPEEYGGGGAGMYELGLVFEELSAAGCPLLLMVVSPAINATIIARYGTDAQKKSWLPAMAEGSFKMAFAITEPDAGSNSHNIITTAKRDGGDWILNGRKVFISGVNEANAVLVVARTEEAKTGKLKPALFVVPTDTKGFEYTPIDMQLTLPEQQFQVFLDDVRVPGDALVGSEDAALMQLFAGLNPERIMGAASGVGLTRLALNKATDYVKTRQVWKTPIGAHQAIAHPLAEIKVELELAKLMMQKAATLYDCGDDWGAAEAANMAKYAAADVACRAADRAVQSLGGNGLTTEYGVAPLLNLSRFGRIAPVSREMILNFVAQTSLGLPRSY from the coding sequence ATGACCCAGCCCAACCCGTACGTCGAGTCCGATGAGCGCAAGGCCCTGCGTCAGGCGGTGGCTTCTTTGGCCGCCAGCTACGGCCACGAGTACTACCTGGAGAAGTCCAAGACTCACGAGCCGCTGGCCGAACTGTGGGACGAGGCAGGCAAACTCGGCTTCCTCGGCGTCAACATTCCTGAGGAGTACGGCGGTGGCGGTGCCGGTATGTACGAGCTCGGGCTGGTCTTCGAAGAGCTCTCGGCCGCCGGTTGCCCACTGCTGTTGATGGTTGTCTCCCCGGCCATCAATGCCACCATCATCGCCCGCTATGGCACCGACGCCCAGAAGAAGTCCTGGCTGCCCGCCATGGCCGAGGGCAGCTTCAAGATGGCCTTCGCCATCACCGAGCCCGACGCCGGTTCCAACTCGCACAACATCATCACCACCGCCAAGCGCGACGGCGGCGACTGGATCCTCAACGGGCGCAAGGTGTTCATCTCCGGCGTCAATGAGGCCAACGCCGTGCTGGTGGTGGCCCGCACCGAAGAGGCCAAGACCGGCAAGCTCAAGCCCGCGCTGTTCGTGGTGCCGACAGACACCAAGGGATTCGAGTACACCCCCATCGACATGCAGTTGACGCTGCCCGAGCAGCAGTTCCAGGTGTTCCTGGATGACGTGCGCGTGCCCGGTGACGCGCTTGTCGGCTCCGAGGACGCCGCGCTGATGCAGCTGTTCGCCGGTCTGAACCCGGAACGAATCATGGGTGCTGCCAGTGGAGTTGGGCTGACCCGGCTCGCACTGAACAAGGCCACCGACTACGTCAAGACCCGTCAGGTGTGGAAGACGCCCATCGGTGCGCACCAGGCCATCGCCCACCCGCTGGCCGAGATCAAGGTCGAGTTGGAGCTGGCCAAGCTCATGATGCAGAAGGCCGCCACGCTGTACGACTGCGGTGACGACTGGGGTGCCGCGGAAGCCGCCAACATGGCCAAGTACGCGGCCGCCGACGTGGCCTGCCGCGCGGCGGACCGTGCCGTGCAATCCCTGGGCGGCAACGGGTTGACCACCGAGTACGGGGTGGCCCCGCTGTTGAACCTGTCCCGTTTCGGGCGCATCGCCCCGGTGAGCCGGGAGATGATCCTCAACTTCGTGGCGCAGACATCCCTGGGCCTGCCCCGTTCGTACTGA